The Vespa velutina chromosome 2, iVesVel2.1, whole genome shotgun sequence sequence CGGTGTTAACTTTTTTCGTCGTATTATCAATCGTCatatcataatcgttattcttCGAATTCGTATCCATCCTTGAAGAGTCATCAGATTTTTGCGTAAACGGTTTTATAGGAGATTGAGGACTATtcaaagagaagggaaaaatagTAGCTGATGAGCCAGTAGGCGTAGCGCGTGGAGGAGAAGCTGGTGTACTCGCTAAACTTTCCGATGTTGGGCTGCCATTAAGAGGTAAAAAACTGGGAGTTTTGGATGGTTTACTTCCAGCTTGAATGGCGATTGGCTGAGAACGTGATTTTTCTTTGCGGCTATTGACCCGTATTCTTCGGTTGTTCCGTCCAATCATGCCCGTATTTAGATTAATATAATCTTGTTCTAAATTTGGTCTAGCCTTAAAAGACATTTCTACGTATCCTTCAGGAGGTCGTCTAGGTTGAGGTAAATCAACCGGAGCTGTTCTTGTACTACCTTTAAAAATAATGGTATGTTATAACATAACGCAAAGTAAAATTAGTTTTCTACTAAGTTTATAATGAATTCTCATATCTTAAGTTATCTACCTGGTGGGCCATTTGTTTGAATGCAATCTTCCTGCATAGGAGATGGAATTTGTTTGGGACTTGCGCCTGATAGTGACCAATCCTCCATATTACCGtccattttcatatataaaccCTCTGCTTCTTCCACCGGTTTTAAGGTCGTAATGACGGGTTTGTGTGTAGAAGCCGAAGTTGATACATGAATATGACTATGGTTCTGATTGGCAGTGAtagaattattgttattattacgattgatctgcaaaaaaaatattttaaaaaatgtaaaaaatattcaaaacaatagttattaaataaagtttatacGCTTAAAATATGAAGTACCTTATTTAAGCCGCTCATGTCGACGTACGAGGCAGTGGTCGATGTAGGCGGTTGTCCAGGAGACATATCGACGTAGGAACTAGTGTCGGTGGTGGCAGTAGAATATGACTGTGATTGTGACTGTGAATAAGAAGGGGGAGAAGAAAGAGTTACTGGAACGCTTTGTCTCGTAAAGTCTAATTCCATAAGATCTTCCATTCGCTCGGAGGCACCAGAACAACCAGAATTATGACCCCAAGAACTGGATAATAAGGGTGCGGAACttgatttatttgaattgGAATTATCCGAACTAGATGGCAAGGGAGTTGTAACTACATTAGCTAGTCTGCCAAGTTCGGGTCTCTTTGAACGACTGCCTACAGAGAATGCTCTCACTCTACTTGCTTCCTGCTGAGTAATATCTAACctaaaatttcaagaaaataaaaatcatttaatttatatcatatatatcttatattaaacaattaattcatTAGTAAAAGTGTTCTATTGGTACCTATTTTTACGATGCTTATTAGTTGGTTCTGGTCTAGATCCAACTGAATATGCTCTAGTTGGTCTAGCTTGCAGATCTTCCCCTGGTGCAAGGAAGCTGGTTACTTTATCTAAGTGATACTCAGAGAAACGTAAATCTGTGCTAGGTGTGCCGGAAGTTACGGAGCAACTACTACCACCGTGTTGTGACATGTCATCTGGAAAATGACCATTATGACTGGTCGATGGATCCATATCTACATAACCATCATCGCCAACACGGGCCATTGGAACATAACCATCAGGTAAAACATTCGTCTCCTCCACGAGAGACGATGCACGAGAATGGGAATGAGCTGTCGTCGCTGGACTCATGGGCATGTAAGCTGCACTGCGTCCAGGACTCGAACCACAAGGACTATACATTTCTACATAGGAACTCTGCTGTcaaaagattaaatatatgcatatcaaaatattgtaagaaaataattcaactttaatattcatttgtaaagtatttttttaatatatttaagaaattacaataattcaCCTGTGATGGAGAATGGGATTTAAAGTTTGGCGAGTATTTATGGTGTGAATGCGTCGTAGACCATGGAGCATAATCGTCACCATTCTCTTCTAGAATAACCGGCTCGTCAGGAGTCAAAGAATGACCATATCTCGAACCGGTACCttcttctaaaatattttcaccaCCATCCtccatagaaagagaagacccAGCTGAGTCGGTCGAGCATGCTCCCGAGGCTGGGCTGATCGGCATCGAAGAAACTGGTGGAGAATAAGATAGACCTCGTCCATACATAGAGTGAGGTCTGGGTACGTGAGATATGAAATGAGAACTTCTAGGATGACTCAAGACAACCGTGCCTGGATGACATTCGCTTGTTGTCCGAGCTCTTGATGGCAAACTGTCGCATCTGTCACGTCCGGTGGTACCTGGAAACACACTTATTATAATCATCCCCTGAAgatgtgttttttttattaacaaagagTATAAAAAGCCAATATCATCGTCCCAGCAACAGCAGCGGTTAGTTTATTCGCATATATCCATCcactttgtatttatatagttttatatattcacattGTTTATTGGTTagttttcttaaaatatatatttatatatggttCAAGCAATGAACAATGATTATAGTAAGGGAATACGTGATATTACAATGCGCGAAGAAACCAAATGGAAGATATGTACCAGAACAATTCGAAGAAATATTCGACGGAATCGCAGCTCGAAAATTGACGAGCAAGGAAGAGGTTTATAACGAATCGAAAGGAGGTAAAAACGAAAAGCCGTCTTCTTTGCGGAGAATCGTGCATCTTCTGGCATGCAAGCGGAAGCTTACATCTATGGCCTTTCCTCGAAATTCGAGTCACGAGTAATACATTACAACCGTGACTCGATGCGTTCATCACGAGCATCAAATTGGATTGAAAACAGACAGTGGAGTAGTGGCAGAAACATtgaaatagaaggaaagaaagaaagagacagtaagagaaagagaaagtgagagagagagatatctctGACTGCTTTAACATATGACGAAACGAAAATACATACAGCGTAAAACAGATCTTTTGGATGATTGCGTTTGATTGATAATAACAGCAGCTAAGGGCAGCGACAAGGTTCTCTGATGGGATATTATTGCGGTTGTGGTTGTAGTGGTTGCGGTGGCGGTCGTTGTGATGGTGATGGTTGTCGTTGTAGTAGTTGTACTTGTTGTGACATGAGCGGATTGGGAATTATTGACGGAATGGGGATGACTTGCTACCGAATGACGACGTCTAGTAGCAGTGGCACAGTTGACATTAATCGAGGCAATCCCAGCAGTCCCAGCCCCGGTACCGGCAACGGCTGCAAACCACACAGCTCTCACTGTCGCACAACTACCATTTTTTAGCGTGCATTTCTTGTAAGTATCATCAGATACATCATACATAACTCGCCGTGCTGTTAAGCCTGATTTTCGGACGTACGTTCAAACGTTACAATCGGTTAACGAAATCAATGACAATATTTCAAACGGTGTAAGTACTCTTTCATAGCGAAAATGCCGAATTTTGAAATCATATTCGCTTGAATACTTAAAGTTGATATAGATGAAACTGAatgtaacataaatataattaagccTCATTTATAGGATATACCTTTGCCCTTTCcgtgtatttacatatatgtgcATTCATTAAATACCATATtggaaatatcaattaaattgaaaagtcATTGGAATTATTAGTAATACTCGATTTGGAAAACTAAaccaaaatttaatttgaccCATATGCACATGCTAGTTATGTTATTTTACCAAATaccacaatatatatatatatatatatatatatatatatatatatatatatatatatcaaaaataagaatattattatttcatgtgTTTATCAAGATttcaattgttatataaagAATAGTCTATTGTTGCTTCTTAGACAAATGATTgaccatttttaaaatatcgtatATGTTATAACCCATATAGTTGAAAAACTGTATATACAAGTTTCATACAAGCagaattgaaataaaagaaaatattaagagaATATCGTGCCACATTATACGCGTTATCGttctttgtttataatttGCAAATCCCGTATAAAGAAAAGCATACAGCTACTGTGACAGAGAACAGACCCGTGAATGTATTGGAAGAAGAACTCTGAGATTGACTACACTGTGCGGGGGCAGAGGCAGTAGTGGTCTGTTCCTGCAACGGATCCACCTGTTCCTTGCACGTCCTTTGTTCCTCTGTAAAGCCCGCAACCCACTTGTGTTACTCTAAAGCTGAGTTCTTAAGAATACATATAGTGATTCagcttatattttataaataacaatttaaaatttgCACAGTTATGGTTTAATGTAAAGTAAGCGATGATATATCCCAGAGGATACTTCACATTCGTATCTAGAAAAAACATTGTAAGAATCCTTAAAGTGCACAAGCCCGCAAATGAAGAATCATCTGCAAAGTAGGTATGACATGGTGCACCTTGAAccatttagatatatttacatcGAGTAGAAGCATGTCTGATTAACTGACCACACTGAATAACCATAACTGACATTGTATAATGAAGTTAcctaaatgataatatatgtatcaatTACGTTACTACTTTGCTTACCTAGAGGCGAGAAGCTATGAAGTTTTTGCCCTGTGTGCCGTCGTTGAAGCACAGAGATGGGTTTACTAGCTTCATTTGCCGAGGAACTACGCATCCTTTGTCGAGGCCCAATCTCGTCTTTACAGGTATTGGAATTACTCATTGCATTTAATATTGCAGCGTGCATGTTGTGCGcaatgttattatcttcagCTTCCATCCAAAATTCACCACCTCCAGTTACTGCAGATCTACCAACTTCCATATAAAAAATGCGTTCCATATAACCACACCGCCTGATGCAGATTAACTgtaaattaaaacattaatccattaaaaattttcatgaaaattctACAGACATCAAGACTGCAATAATAagttatacaaataaaatacttGGTACATCTATTAAACAATCTGAAGATACTTACAGAGAATTCAATAGAATCGGAGTTGCCTTGAGTTCCAATTTTTACTAGACTTAGCGTGCGATCTGTGAGACATAACCTGTACGGTCCATTgatattctttcgttctccAAGTCCTTTCTTCTGCATAGTAACTTGCCACACATGTTCTgacaaaatacataataaaattaaaaagaatatagaaatatataaccaaataaattatgatatatttatgtgattatatcaattagatactttacatataaataattattttagatattgttcaggaaaatacatttatttataattatttactaataatgaaatgttttgatcaaatcaaattaatgataaaaacttaAACAAAAGAAcacaattttattgataattccAACGTGTATGAGTtgtaaacagaaaaaaactattgtaaaaattaattgcacCGTcgtaaaagcaaaaataatcCTTAAAATCGATAGATCACCAAAAACATTTGAAGTGGCAGATATAAAGTAATTTTGTGCACAATTTTCGCGCTTTTCGTAACGTACACACGCACGTGGAACGTGCGCACGTTCAGAGCAATACGACAAAATACAAATCGtgtatggaaaaaataaataaataaatatgtaaacaaataaataaaaagattttttaccGAACGTAGGGCGAGGCTGTTCTCCATCGGGTACATCGCCACTCTGGAGGAGCAGCATTGCTTTCAACCACTCATTCAGTTCTTTTTCGTTGTCGAGAATCAAACAAAAGCATTCGTCCTTCGTATACAACGCTATGACGTGCTTGTGCTTCGTGTCGACGCGCTTGTTGATATTGAAGCAGCTGTGCAGCAGGATGCTGCGTTTAGGCGACTGTTTGCTTTCGAACTTCTTCTTGCTGTCATAATATTCCAAACAAGCGAGATATCCCGGTGCCTCACCCCTTAAGacaaaatactttttctttaaggTTTTCAGTTTTTTTAAATGTCCGCAGCATACAATTGGCCCACCTGAGGGAGAGACCAAACCTCTGTTGCCCGAAGACATTGCCTCGATCACGATCGGAAAAGTCCTTGTGAGAAACCAAGAAGTCGGCGACGGGTTCCCCTGTCGCGCGTAAATATcgttctctcactctttctctttttctctttctctctctctccctctctctctttctttctccctcttacaTTTTACTTTCGAACGAACGTGGCTCGAACGTGCCGCGCGCTTCAATACTCGGAACTCGCGCGGAAGTCCATCGTACGCACGGCAATGCGCTCGGCGATGCACTCTACTGTTAAGGATCAAGGCAAAATTATCGAGagcaagcgagagagagagagagagcaagtgTTCCCACCCTAGCACAGGCGTCAGGTGGAAACGCTCTCCGTCTTCAATTCTTCTACGTCAATGATCACTAAGTTGTCTATTAAGAAAACGACGTCctcgttgtttctttttgtgtttttttcgCTTCTTGAATCGTCGTTTAGCGATCTAAACGTAACGATTAAAAGTAGGAGGATCGGCCAAACCGTTCTCTTGAGCATGACGCGCACTGTCGATATTATCGCGCGTCGATTGAGCTCGTGTCGCGcgtgatttcttttctcgatttccctctctctctcccccctctcactctctttctttctcttcgtataACCTCCCCTCCACCTTTCACCTTCTTCGTTACAACTTCACACACTTTTCTCTTGGTATGGTTTTTACACTGATTTTATACAGTCAcccatatgtacacatatacacgtacactGATATTTTCTGACTTCTTCGAAAGAACGCAATCAAATGTTTAGGAAGAAGTCCATGCAAAGCATCATCGATGTATAGTAGGAAGCACGTGTCAATGGTAAATAAGCGAATGCACGCCGCACGGCAGCGCGGTGCATGTGCACTCGCAACGCGCGCTAAGGGCGTTCCATCCAAAGATCCCCCTCCCCTTGCAATCCCACCATTCCTTCCAGCGCCTTCCGCAAACTTAGTTTACGATCGACACGACTCTGCTCGACACTACAGAAGAAGATAACACTTCGTTCGTCGTCTTCTGCTACCCACCCTCTCTTTTACTCATGCAAGAAAGAGGTTAGGATACGATGCCTTTCAACATACGTCTTTATATACGTCAAGCCACAAATCAACGActgtgtctctctttttcgctctTTCGTCCTCGATGTCACCAAAGTTCACCTGTcagacgacaataacgaagtATGAagttttaatcgaaaaattccAAGGAATCAGCATGCTATCTTGGAACACAGGAGGTTACGGGTCGACGACACTACGAGGTATTCACGCGCCGCCTACAAAAGGCCGtcgtcctttctttctttctttcttccttacttttttcttctttctttactttttccgTTTTCCTTCTTGCTGTCTCTATTAGTAAAGCGCAACCGCAAAGTAGCTTCTTACCATAGGAATTCTGCACCTGTTTATCGCGCGAACGCACGATTTACTGCGTGAGCCTTTGATCGCGCgccatccctctctctttacctctctctctcttgcgagcgagcgaacgagcgcgCCTATATACGAagatgtaaaagagaaagaaacagagagagaaacagaacgAAGACTCGGTGTTGCATCGACGCGACAAACGCATACACATGCGCGCAGAGTTTACCGCGGCGTACACGGAAAAGAGACggataggaagagagaagagctACGTTACACACGcgcgtgagagagaaagaaaaagagagaaagaaagagagagagagagagagagagagagagagagagagaaagggaaaaagaaaaagagcgaaaaagagaaagaaagagtagaggaaaatgaacgagagagggagagatgaCGCGACGACACACGCAAGTGGGTGGTTGAACCCCTCTTATCGTTGCCCGACTGCCTGACTGGCTGGCGTGTTACAAATGCAGCTCGCTCTTGTGCGAACAAATAGGCTACTGCCAAGGGCAGCGCCGATATTCTTTCACGCGCAATACCGTACGATCGACGTCAAAACAAAACCGCCGCCACTACTGTCGTTGCTTCTATCCTTGTCCTCGTGTCGTGCTCGAAGTggtcttctcttttatattcacGTTCTTGTGTCTTTTATTTatgctgtttctttttttcaaagatcaCAAATCATACCATGCGATCAGCAACGAAAAAAACGTTATATCGCGGTTACGGGGGGGGTCACGTTCGATcgcgaaaaagaaacaacgtaAAGGCGTCGTGATGAATATACGCAGCAGATACACATACctccctcttttctccctctccctttacCCTACTGCCTCAACGAGGTAAGAATCtgtttttcctcttattcctcttcctctctttctctctcttcttctccccaCTACTTTGTACCTTTCCCTTACACTCCGCGCAATCTCGCACGATGAGAACACAAATATCGCGTCACTCAAAACAATTGTAACCCACGCTAATGTCGTATCACCGAAGAACCATACGAACGTGACACTGCAACAATATTCGTCGACGTAGCTATGAAGATACAATGTATGAAAAAGATAGGCACGAAATTGATATCGTCCTCCTTGTCAATCGTTTTTCACGACACGGAAGCTCGTGTTTGCTCGGCACTCGTCAACGACACGCCTGAGAAAAGACGGTATGCTCACTCGTATCCATCTTGTAAAGGTCATGTGTACACCGAGGCTTCGCGCTGCTGCTGCTTGTAAACAAGATGTACGCAGGCGCCAGCGTGTCGAGTGGTGGTAGCGACGGTCGACAGCAACGACTACTCGATACGCAGTACGACTATCgtactatatatatgcatttatacatACCATCTATTTTACGTATCTGATAGAGCACGCTCGTCCCGCCATGAATTTTGCACGACACGACGCAATGTATTCCATGCCATCTTGTGACAGAATTATGCAATAGACATCTTTGATATGaacatatgttttttttttattagatatggGATGTTAACCTCttgcatttaatatatttatttaataattatagcaAATCACTCTaagcaattttttataaaatattatatttgcatACAACCACGATACTAATGAGTATGTAccaaataacattattttaatacacaaatataatttctttttctactttttaataacaatttataataacaactaAATTATTTCTCTGAAAATAAACTGTaagtattgtttatatatgatGGCACTCGaatgtaaataattcaataatcaatattatttttggatAAATTATGTAAgagttgaaatttatttaacgtgcctatttattcatatatatatgatatatatatacatatatatatatatatatatatatatatatatacacatacaaaaaatatatatatatataaatcaaatcaatAAATCCTTAACAATTATCAGcaattttataacattacAGTAGTATTCTACTAGTATTTTAGTACTATAGATAGTAGTATTTTACTATCTCTAGACAATACGTTTAAAAAGGCACTATCTGTGATTTTTTGATATTCCAACCGTTATTCATACCGTTTGATTCACCTTAAAAAGCTCTATCACAAGCTATAAAGAAAATCATCAatgcattaatatttaaagtgTATAAAATTAGTATTTTGAACGTTACTGCTTTCTTTTGTTATATGTTATTGCAAAAAACATAAGAGTTTTAACAAATCAAAAACTTTAAGGGCTTTTTTCAAAactgatttataaaaatactacggcaaaaaaaaaataatactatttataatacatctaCAAATAACACATCAgtcacgataataattctggcataataatcgttgttaaagagtaatatatataaaaatataatactattttaatgtataaaaataaattgtactcTTTAATTCTTCCCTTAAGTTTAGTTTTTTTTGCAgtcttttaaattttaccaATAATGTAGAAtctaacaatataaaataatctatattgTGTAAAAAATACTGTttatatcaaatgaaaaaataaactatacATTAACTGATTATGCatgaattacaaataaaagagatagttGCATAAACTTAAATCTGGTTccatttgaatattttgtcCAACGAGTGATACAAGTTTATGAGCATATTGACATGGAGCAGGTACTCTTATGGTACCAGGccaattgtaatataaatgacaAAGTTTATATGTAAAACGTTGTATGTGATCAGGCTTCATATTTGATCCATCATAAGCAACGATATAATGCGTTGGCGTTACTGTGCCAGCACGTATACTTTGAGGTATAAggaaaaaatcgtaaaaattagGTCTTGTTatagaaaaatcaatgataGTTCCAGATGCAGGATTGATTAAATTTCCTTGCTGGAAATTTTGAGAAAATTACACAATACTCTAATTAGTTATGTCATGAAACTATTTTCACaacattatagttattttggTACTCACGTTCTCACAAAATAAACGAGTATTAATTCGCTTCTGTACAACAATTACACTAAGTTGTGGTTTGTAATCAGGATCTATATGTGTGAATGTTGCCAACAATTGTTTAACTTCATATTTGGCAATAGTGTCAATTTGTCCATCACCAACGCCATCACGATAAACAATTATACGATTTGGATTACTTCCATTATGCTGAAATAATGGCTTTCATGAAATCATcttctaatattataaaaataaataaatataataacttatatatagtatatatatgaaaatatagaaaaaagttcaagatataaattaaaagttgctaaaaaatgttcttttttatattagatatcaagtgcatgcaatatatatatatatacatatatatatatatatatgtatatatatatgtatatatatatatatatatatatatatacacatacacacatgtatatatgcattactTTTTTAAACGCATTAATAGCAGAAATTAAGCAGATCTgtaataaatctattatttcttgGTGTGCTCCTTGTAAACAGATCTTACTGTACCAcgatgttaataatttatccaTACTAGCTACAAATCCAGCTACACTTCCTCGTCTTCCTTCTCCTAAACCAGGATGATATACGTCTATTCCACATACCATACATTTAtcctgtaaaatattttactatttacgcataattctttaaatatatttaaaacatcctatatgtacacatacaaatGGAATGTTCACTGCCCAAAGAGCACCGCCTAGTTTACAATTCATTTGTAAAGCTATTTTTTGTGTTATACTTCTCAATTTATCAGGACGAGAAAGGCTCCTTGACATTATAACTTGCGATGGAATAGGTTTTTCTACGCAACACAAcctatatcaatattaatactttAGTTCTATTAGCattgataataacatttcaatcataaaaaatttgtgaaaaaCTTCTTACTTTTTAACTGCAGAATATCGATCAGTACGATTGGTGGGGAAAACAATAACCACCATTTCAACATCATCATTAATAATGTAACGAAGTTTACGCAAGTATGTATCAGTTCTATCATCTTTTAAAGAAACTTCATGGGGAATGTTAATTTGTAGGcctaaatttaatgaaatattaaggAGCGTTTTGATAAATGCTGTAGCGTATTTTGTATCTCGttgagaatagaaaatataccaatttttcaaattcggctgaaataatttttttttattagaaattttgcaGAAAATTATGTTGTAATGAAGTTGTGGCAATTGTACTTACAGCACGTAAAGCatgattattaatcatttcaatATGCCACTCAGCATTTGATTTTCCCTGTATCATCTTATTTTTaccaaaatatatatgttcagGCATTAGAACACGTCCTTTCAAATGAGTTAGATCATCATCAATATGTAAACCCCATGCAGATAGTATTTCCTGTGTTAcgctgtttttttttatttcatgtaaAAAATTCCTTATTATATCACGACGATTGTTAGGAGAAACTTTCGTAATTGTATTAAgatctttcataattttacaatCTGATCTGATACTATCCGTTAATCCAGCGACGTAACATAATTCAGGTACTAAAAGTGTGAGTTTTTCGTGTGTCTGAAAAAAATTCCctttattttccaattttcttATACTTGCAATTATTGTAACagcaaagaatataaaatatctaataaacgAAAAGTATATGTACCTGTCCAGTAggtaatttttcattagaacGGTGTACTAAAAGTGGCtggtttttatctttaatttctaaactccaatgatttttataataatctatcATAGTCGTTTTCATACCTTGTCTTTCAAATTCAAACATTGGATTTTTATCCCATGCAATGTCATCGATACGATAggtcttattattatatcgagtTAGAACACTAGACCCAACAACTTCCATtgttatataatctttataatgctcttggttttttttatgaaattcaattctaaaaaataaatgtttatcatgttttttcattaatgttttttacattatgtgaatattacatatatatatatggtctTTATAAAACTACATTTATAGTATTTATGAGaaagtttaatatataaaataaataaaaattaaaaattccctataaatatatatttaaaaatatttggaaaCTACAAGAAAATTGCAATTTAATAGTAAAacagtattatttatatttgcttttaatattgtatttgtaataaaatattttcaaatatatatttataggaaTTTATTCTAACATTCTGTaaacatgtgtgtatgtgtttacatatatatatatgttcttacATCAAATCTCGAACTGTTTCCATACGCATAACTCGATGTTTTGCATCAATGCAAAGTTTTAATCCACCTTCATATTCATTAATAGCTGTAATATATCCAGGCCAAATTTCTAATTGGTGCTGTGGTACAGTATGAGCACATGCaggattaaaattttgtcTACCGATACGAACAAAATTAAGAGCTCTCATAATACGtccaaaaagaatattaaaaaattgaat is a genomic window containing:
- the LOC124946773 gene encoding piwi-like protein Ago3 isoform X2, with the protein product MLSHYQKIYINKDPGRGLFQYEVKFNPDIDSRALRRKLLNQHAAKLGYTLSFDGVLLYLPQKFPQENIVYKSDHPLDGSPVILTLIFKKKEKMSESIQFFNILFGRIMRALNFVRIGRQNFNPACAHTVPQHQLEIWPGYITAINEYEGGLKLCIDAKHRVMRMETVRDLIIEFHKKNQEHYKDYITMEVVGSSVLTRYNNKTYRIDDIAWDKNPMFEFERQGMKTTMIDYYKNHWSLEIKDKNQPLLVHRSNEKLPTGQTHEKLTLLVPELCYVAGLTDSIRSDCKIMKDLNTITKVSPNNRRDIIRNFLHEIKKNSVTQEILSAWGLHIDDDLTHLKGRVLMPEHIYFGKNKMIQGKSNAEWHIEMINNHALRAPNLKNWYIFYSQRDTKYATAFIKTLLNISLNLGLQINIPHEVSLKDDRTDTYLRKLRYIINDDVEMVVIVFPTNRTDRYSAVKKLCCVEKPIPSQVIMSRSLSRPDKLRSITQKIALQMNCKLGGALWAVNIPFDKCMVCGIDVYHPGLGEGRRGSVAGFVASMDKLLTSWYSKICLQGAHQEIIDLLQICLISAINAFKKHNGSNPNRIIVYRDGVGDGQIDTIAKYEVKQLLATFTHIDPDYKPQLSVIVVQKRINTRLFCENQGNLINPASGTIIDFSITRPNFYDFFLIPQSIRAGTVTPTHYIVAYDGSNMKPDHIQRFTYKLCHLYYNWPGTIRVPAPCQYAHKLVSLVGQNIQMEPDLSLCNYLFYL
- the LOC124946773 gene encoding piwi-like protein Ago3 isoform X1, encoding MTDKCDDGPSKLGIGRGTLVLQKIRKQLVENESKILDKSSFTYQQQSISQLQAFNTTLPFMGRGKALLLSSTKTEKEKEKSSFFELLPTIGKGRASPLSLFKKTTTSGQPLMIEQETSTRESFIEKQQSNIRQPVIVQEKIASSNNNAGILDKLSQLSIYETTPVTTPSEELQVINRQGTSGKVVDLFANYIDLKLDPGRGLFQYEVKFNPDIDSRALRRKLLNQHAAKLGYTLSFDGVLLYLPQKFPQENIVYKSDHPLDGSPVILTLIFKKKEKMSESIQFFNILFGRIMRALNFVRIGRQNFNPACAHTVPQHQLEIWPGYITAINEYEGGLKLCIDAKHRVMRMETVRDLIIEFHKKNQEHYKDYITMEVVGSSVLTRYNNKTYRIDDIAWDKNPMFEFERQGMKTTMIDYYKNHWSLEIKDKNQPLLVHRSNEKLPTGQTHEKLTLLVPELCYVAGLTDSIRSDCKIMKDLNTITKVSPNNRRDIIRNFLHEIKKNSVTQEILSAWGLHIDDDLTHLKGRVLMPEHIYFGKNKMIQGKSNAEWHIEMINNHALRAPNLKNWYIFYSQRDTKYATAFIKTLLNISLNLGLQINIPHEVSLKDDRTDTYLRKLRYIINDDVEMVVIVFPTNRTDRYSAVKKLCCVEKPIPSQVIMSRSLSRPDKLRSITQKIALQMNCKLGGALWAVNIPFDKCMVCGIDVYHPGLGEGRRGSVAGFVASMDKLLTSWYSKICLQGAHQEIIDLLQICLISAINAFKKHNGSNPNRIIVYRDGVGDGQIDTIAKYEVKQLLATFTHIDPDYKPQLSVIVVQKRINTRLFCENQGNLINPASGTIIDFSITRPNFYDFFLIPQSIRAGTVTPTHYIVAYDGSNMKPDHIQRFTYKLCHLYYNWPGTIRVPAPCQYAHKLVSLVGQNIQMEPDLSLCNYLFYL